The DNA segment CTTTGTTCTGTAATAGGTGAAGTACCACAACCCACCAAAACAACTGCTAACAGTACTGTTCCTAACAAAAGAAGTAATCGCTTACGTTTATTCACGTCTTGTCCCCCACTCTAATAAATCAATCTATCTATCTATCTTAATAATTTAGCAAGCTTTAACACGTGCATCAAGCTTTTTTTTGTTTCTAGCACGGTCATCTCTGCTGCTGGTTTTCGAGCAATTACGATAAAATCTTTTTCAGCTTTTAATTGTGGCTTCAACTCTGTTAAACTTTGTCGAATGCTTCTTTTAACTTTGTTCCG comes from the Carnobacterium sp. 17-4 genome and includes:
- the rnpA gene encoding ribonuclease P protein component; the encoded protein is MRKTYRVKKEAEFQKVFHHGKSTANRQFVIYVLDKKDQPHFRVGISVGKKIGNAVVRNKVKRSIRQSLTELKPQLKAEKDFIVIARKPAAEMTVLETKKSLMHVLKLAKLLR